Within the Sulfitobacter sp. JL08 genome, the region GATAATCTTCGGCCTCTGCGCCGAAAACCGTCAGGACCGCATCGCGATCGCCTGTCTTCAAGGCCGACATCATCGCGTCCAGTGCATCCTGTGGCGACGCATAAGTGGCAGGGTCGGCCGCAAGCGGGGACGCAAGAAACAGCATCAGGGCCAATGGTTTGAGAAATTTGGTTTTCATGATCTTATCTCCGACCTTTGGCTTTGCGTCCGCTGGCCTTGCCGCGGCTGGAGGCCTTACGGGCCTTGGGGGCAGAGGCGCGCTTGGCCGTCGCCTTAGGTTTCTTATGTGGCTTCGCCTGTTTCACAGGCGGCCGCTTGGCAGCGGGTTTCTTGACCGCAGGTTTGGCCGCCGGTTTTTTCGCCGCAGGTCTTTGGGCGGCAGGTTTCGCCGCTTTCGGGCGGTTTACTTGTGGTTTCTTCGCGGTTTTGTTGATTGCATTCCGCTTGGCGCCATCCGGTGTTCTGGACGGGCGGTTCACTTGCGGGCGTTTGTTGTCAACGCCGGGCCGGCTGATATCGGCGGCACCGGATTTGTTTGACAATTGCGTGCGCAAACTGTCCCCGCGGGTCTCTTTCTTGTTGACCGGCAGCTTGGTTTTACCGTTCGGGTCGCGCTTGGCCGCGATCTTGTCCTTGGCATCCTTCTGACGGTCCGGATCGGGTTTCCAACTGCCATCCGGGTTGCGATCGGGGCGTTCCGGACGGTTATTGCCGACATTAACGTTGTTGCCGATGTTCACATTTCCGTCGACATCAATATCCACGTCCGGACGTGGATAGATCGGGCCACCGCCCCAGCCACCGCAATTGCGACAGCCCCAGTAATCGTTCCAGTCGTCATCATCGTCGAATATGGCATCGATCAGGGCAAATGTGCCAAAGGCCACCGCGCCGGTGACAAGCGCATCACCGACCACGTTGTCATTATTGTAGACCACCTGCGGGTCATATTGCGGCACATAGACCACTTCGGGATTGGTGGGCTGGATCACCACTGTTTCCGCCTGCGTCACCTCGTCCTGGGTGACTTCGACGGTTTGTTCTTCGCCGCTGATCAGCGCACCGGAATTAACGGCTTGCGCCCGCATGGTTTGCACAGCCGCCATGACGTCATCGCTTTGCGCAAGCATCGCGTTGCCCATTGTTTCGGTCCATTCCACATGTGACGCCATGTCGGACAACACGTCAGGAAAGGCTGTGGCCAGAACCTCGACGCTGGGATCCCATTCTTCGGCCTCGATCAGGGCATTCATCGTTTCGGGATCCGCGCCATCATTCATGGCCAGCAGACGATCGCCCTTGATCACTTCCAGCGGATAGGTAGAGGCCACCAGAATCTGGATCAGCAACGTATCAGGATAAAGCGCAACCGGCGCGACAAGGTTTTCAAGTTCGGCCTGAGTCAACAGGTCCGCGTCGTCGCTTTCGGTGTCGGTTTGGGCGGCATCCTCCGATGCCGTATCTGTGGATTGCGCATAGGCCGCCGGCGCGCCAGCCAGCAACAGGGCAATCCATAAGGCTTTGACAGACTGTGGCACGAAACAAGGCTCCCCGATGATGTTTGATTATCAAAAGGTTATTGATTGGTATCCAAAGTGCAACCGGTTTAACGCCTGCCCGCCAAGATATTGTGTGCTGCCTGAGGCGCGGCCGCTGTTGCTCTGCGGGCTTGTTTCCGGCGATGGCAAGTGTCAGACACATCCACAGTCGGGAGCAAACAGAGGGTAAGGCACGCATGACACGGGTTTTAAAAGCGGGGCGTCGCGCGTCCCTGTCAGGGGATGTGCGATCAGTTGTGGTGTTTCTGCATGGCTACGGCGCCAACGGCGCTGATCTGCTTGGGCTGGCCGATCCGCTGGCCGAACATCTGCCCGATACGTTGTTCGTGGCGCCCGACGCCCCCGAAGACTGTGCCGGTGCGCCGATGGGTTTTCAGTGGTTTCCGATCCCGTGGATTGACGGATCGTCCGAAGAAGAGGCCGAACGTGGCATGCGCGCGGCGGTGGATGATCTGAATGCGTTTCTGGACGCGCTGATGGTGGACGAAGATGTTATGCCCGAACAGGTCGTCCTGTTCGGGTTTTCCCAGGGCACGATGATGGCGCTGCACGTGGCGCCGCGCCGCGAAGATGAAGTGGCGGGTGTGGTGGCCTTTTCGGGCCGTTTGGTATCACCCGAAACACTTGAGGACGAAGTGGTCGTGCGCCCGCCGGTTCTGCTGGTTCATGGTGACGCGGATGATGTGGTGCCGCCGCAATCTCTGCCGCAGGCTGCCGAAGCCCTGCAAGCGGCCGGTTTCAAAGAGGTTTACGCCCATGTCATGAAAGGCACCGGCCACGGTATCGCACCCGACGGTCTGAGCGTGGCGCTTGCGTTCATGCGAGACAAGCTGGGGCTTTAGCGGGTTTCGCGCCCACCGTATGTGGGCCCGACACCGCGCGCGGCCCCGCCTGTGGATAAGTGTCATCGCGGCGTTACGGAATCATACTATCCAATCTGCGACATGTTGTGGATAAACGGGGGCTTGCCAGCTTCGAACCACGATATATAGTCAGTCACAAGACCGGGGACAGAGTCTTTGCCCCGGTGGATGTTTAAAGGCAGACCCGGCGAGGTATGAGTCTGAGATGGACGGCGATTTTAGAACTGAGTTTGTGCGGGCACCGGGGGCGTTGAAACAGCATCCGGCATTGGTGTTGAATGCGGATTACCGGCCATTGTCCTATTATCCGCTGTCGCTGTGGCCCTGGCAGGAGGCGGTCAAGGCGGCCTGGCTCGACAGGGTCGATATCGTGGCGGAATATGACACCGTGGTCAGAAGCCCCAGTACCGAGATCAGGATACCATCGGTTGTTGTCCTCAAAGATTATGTCAAACCTCAAAAGCGCGTGGCCTTCACGCGCTTTAATTTATTTCTGAGGGACGAATTCCGCTGCCAGTACTGTGGCGCCAAGGGCGATCTGACCTTTGATCATGTTGTACCGCGCGCCAGTGGCGGTGTGACAAGCTGGCAGAATGTGGTGGCCGCATGCAGCCCGTGCAACCTGCGCAAGGGATCAAAGCCGCTGCACCGCACCGGCATGAACCTGCGCAAACCACCACGCCAGCCCGCATCCGAAGAACTGCGCAACATGGGCCGCAAATTTCCGCCGGGCCACCTGCACGAAAGCTGGATGGATTTCCTCTACTGGGATGCCGAACTGGAAGCCTAGGGTCTGGACCCTGACAGGGGTTAAGCGGCCATTAGGTGCGTTTGTTTTGTGGGACTTGGGGGCGGGACAAAGTTGCTGTTCGTTGTTTCCAACGCCCATGAGCCAAATCTGGTATAATAACTAGACAACTACCGTTCTTGCATCCGTTCCATCTTGATCGACTTGATTAATGAACAAATACACTTTTCGCAATGCGGCACCTTCAGATGCTATCCGTTGTTTTGATATCGAAACCGCTGCTTATGAGGGAGATGAAGCTGCAACGCTTGAAAAAATTTCAAAGCGCATCGCCATTTACCCCCAAGGATTTCTGGTCGTTGAGGTCAACAATGAAGTTGTTGGCTTCGTCAACAGCGGATGCGCTTATTCTGTTGAAATGTCTGACGAAGATTTCAAAGAATTGATTGGGCATGATCAGGCTGCGCCGAACGTCGTTATCATGTCGGTCGTGGTTGATCCTGAATACCAAGGACAAGGTCTATCCACCGCTTTAATGAGTGAATTCGCAAAACGTATGGTTCACAAGGAAAAAACCTCAATCCATTTGATGTGCAAAGAGGACCACGTGCCACTTTATGAAAAATTTGGCTATCGGTATATACAGCCTTCGGCATCCGATCATGGAGGGATGCAATGGCACGAGATGATTATGGAATTAGGTTCACTGTAAAACGCCCGTTCCGAAATCCAAGAAACTATTCGCTGTAAATCCCTTCAACACCCGCTCGTGTGCCAAAGACAGGATTCAAGTATTTTTGAAAAGATGAAGACGGGCCGTATTTTGATATACGACCTGCTTCTTGCTGCTTCAGGGCTGGGCGCGTTGCACCATGCCAAACAGATCGCGCGGATCATCGGGATCGGCCAGCAGATCAAGATCATGGTAATAATCTGTGCCGACGATCTTGTTGCGGACATAACGCAGGGCGCTGAAATCCTCGATCGCGAAACCGACGCTGTCAAACAAGGTGATCTGGCGATCGGATGTGCGGCCCTTGGCGGTGCCGGAAATCACCTGCCACAATTCAGTGACCGGATGATCGGGGTCAAGCTGCTGGATTTCGCCTTCGATCCGGGTCTGGGGCGGGAATTCGACAAAGATGTCGGAGCGGCGCAGAATATCGGCGTGCAGTTCGGTTTTGCCGGGGCAGTCGCCGCCAATGGCGTTGATGTGCACGCCCGCGCCGACCATGTTGTCGGTCAGGATGGTGGCGTTCTGTTTGTCCGCCGTGCAGGTTGTGATGATCTGCGCGCCTTCCATTGACGCCTCGGCACTGTCGCAGGGCACCACTTTTAATCCGTGGCCCGCCAGATTGGCGGCGCATTTTGCCGTGGCCGCCGGATCAATGTCATAAAGACGCACGGTATCGATGCCACAGATCGCCTTCATCGCAAGGCTCTGGAATTCGGATTGCGCGCCGTTGCCGATCATGGCCATCGTGGTGCTGCCCTTGGGCGCCAGATGTTTGGCCACCATGGCAGATGTGGCCGCCGTGCGCAGCGCTGTCAGGATCGTCATTTCCGACAACAGGACGGGGTAGCCGTTGCTGACATCAGCCAAAAGACCAAAGGCTGTAACGGTTTGCAGGCCTTCCTTCATGTTCTTGGGGTGGCCGTTCACATATTTGAAGCCATAAACCTCGCCATCCGAGGTCGGCATCAGTTCAATCACGCCTTCGGCAGAATGACTGGCGACGCGGGGCGTTTTGTCAAACAACTCCCAGCGGATGAAATCCTGTTCGATGTAATCAGCCAGATCGCGCAACATCGGTTCGATACCGATATGGTGGATCAACTGCATCATGTGATCGACAGAAACGAACGGAACAAGGGCTTTGTCAGAAGGAAGCATCGGGAATATCCTAAATCAGCTGTAGGCGCGGGTGGGGCGATCGAACACGCGGCGCCCGAGGGCGGACGCGGCCAGATCGACCATGACTTGTGCGGTGCGGCCACGTTCATCCAGAAACGGGTTCAGTTCGACCAGATCCAGCGATGTCATCAAGCCGCTGTCATGCAGCATTTCCATCACCAGATGGCCTTCGCGGATGGTTGCGCCACCCGGAACCGTGGTGCCGACCGCAGGGGCAATCGAGGGATCAAGGAAATCCACATCCAGCGAAACGTGCAGGAACCCGTTGGCCTCTGCGACCCGGTCCAGAAACGCGGCCAGCGGTTTGCCAACACCGATTTCATCGATTTCGCGCATGTCGTGGCGATGGATCGCGGTTTGCTGCAACGCATCACGTTCGGGCAGATCGACCGACCGCAGGCCAATGATGCAGATATTTTCCTGCGGGATCGGATTTGTGATCTTTGGAAAACCGCCAAAGCCTTCGCGCCCCGTGACATAGCCCAGCGGCGTACCGTGCAGATTGCCCGATGCGGTGGATTGCGGCGTGTGAAAATCGCTGTGCGCATCCAGCCACAACACGAATTGCGGGCGGTTCTGACTGGCGGCATGGTTAGCCACGCCGGCGACACTGCCCAGAGACAGGCTGTGATCGCCGCCCAGAAAGATCGGCAAACCGCGCGACATGGCGTTCTCCGCCGCCCGGATCAGACGGTTGGTCCAGCCGATGGTTTCCTGCAAGGCATAAATCCTGTCGTCTTCGGCATCGGGGTTGTAGCTGGCCGGGCTCAGATTGCCCTGATCCTCGATCTTGTGGCCAAGATCGCGCAAGGCCCCCGCCAGACCGGCTGTGCGGTAGGCATCGGGGCCCATCAGGCAGCCCTTGCGGCGTTTTCCACTGTCGACCGGCGCGCCGATCAAAATGCAGGTCTTGCGTGACATATCCAACCTCGTGTCGTTATCTGCCCCTAAATAGGTGCCGTTTCGGGTTGAGTGAAAGCGTGCATTCTGTCCATAATGGGGATTAGATGTTCAAAACGGAGCCTGTTATGGACGAAACGGACCAGAAACTGATTGCCGCCCTGCGCCATGATGCCCGCGCCTCCCTGTCTGATCTGGCGTTGCTGCTGGGTGTGTCACGCACAACCATTCGCGGACGGATCGAACGGTTGCGCCAGCGCGGCGATATCCTTGGGTTTTCCGTCGTCCTGAAAGAAGACGCGCTGCGCGATCCGGTGCGTGGCCTGATGATGATCGGGATCGAAGGGCGCGGCACCGACCGTATCATTCGCCAGTTACAGGGGTTCAGCGAAGTGCGCGCGGTGCATTCCACCAATGGGCGCTGGGATGTGATCGCCGAAATTGGCACGCGCACACTGGAATCCTTTGATGCGGTGCTGTCGAAAATCCGGCGGTTGGACGGCGTGGCGACCAGCGAAACCAGCCTGTTGCTGGCGACACGCAAATCGGCCTAGCTGCGACGGCGGGCGGCCATCAGCCACAAGGCAGCAAGCAGAAGCGACACGACCACATTCCAACTGGCCATGCTGAGACCGAACATCTGCCACGCCACCTCGTCACAGCGCACCAGCGGGGCGGCCATGATCTGATCCAGCAATTCTGACGCGCTAAGCCCGCCGACAGGGCCGGATGTGCACGTATCGGGGCCTTCCCACCATGTCTTTTCCACGCCGGTGTGGTAGAATCCGATTGCGGCACTGGTAAACGCTGCCAGCGCGCCCAGACGGGGCAGGGCGCGCCCCGGCACCATCAGGGCAAACAGCCCGATGAAAACGGCCGCCATATGTGGATAGCGCTGCCAGTAGCACAGTTTGCAGGGGGCCATTTCGCCCAGATACTGAAACCCGTAAGCGCCCATCAGAACCGCCAGCGACCCAAGTGCGGCCAATATGATCATCGTGTGTCTGGTCATAGATATCTAAGCAAGGCAAATCCGCCGATCAGCATGATGACAAACAGGGTGAACATAAGCCCAAGTCGTTTCTCGATAAAGTCCCGCATCGGTGCGCCATATTTCCACAGCAATCCGGCCAGAATGAAAAAACGCAAGCCCCGCGCCAGAATGGATGTGGCGATAAAGGTTGTCAGTGACATGCCGGTCCAGCCGGACATGATCGTAATGACCTTGTAAGGAAACGGGGTGACCCCGGCGGTCAGAACCGCCCAAAAGCCCAGATCGTTGAACCGCGTGTTGAATTCGGCCATCGCGTCAGCCTTGCCCAGCGAGGCAAGGATCGGCTGGCCGATGGTTTCAAAGGCCAGCGCCCCGATTGCGTAGCCCAGCAATCCGCCCAGTACCGACGCCACCAGCGCCACAGCGGCAATCAGCCATGCGCGCGACGGCTGGGCAAGGATCATCGGGATCATGATGACATCGGGCGGGATCGGAAAGACCGAGCTTTCGATGAACGCGACCACCGCCAGCACCCACAACGCGCGGGGATGATCGGCCATGCCCATCGTCCAGTCGTACAAGCCTTTGATCATCCGGTCTGCCCTGTGATTGTGTAAGATCAACTGCCTAGCCAAGTTGACGGGCGGTGCAAGGCCAAAAACGCGGCAGCAGCGATGCCTGCGGTACTGGACTCTGCGAAAAACCGGTGTTTTGTCGGGAATTTCAATCAAGGGGGGTTGATGGTTACAATGACCTGTGGATTGGTACGCCATGGAGAAAAGGCCGCCTGAACGGCCATAAGGGAGGAACTTATGAAATTCGCTTTGAAAACCGCATTTGCGGGCGCTTTGGCCATCGGGTTGGGTGCCGGGGGCGCAATGGCTCAGGAAGTGACGCTGCGCTGCCAGCATTTTCTGCCGGCAAAAGGGTCTGTGCCCGCCTTTTTCATGGCCCCCTGGGCCGAAAAGATCGAAGCCGACAGCGGCGGACGGATCAAGGTGGAACTCTACCCAGGCATGCAACTGGGCGGCAAACCACCGGCTTTGTATGATCAGATCCGCGACGGCGTGATCGATTGCGGCTGGGCACTGCCCGCC harbors:
- a CDS encoding DUF3300 domain-containing protein, whose translation is MPQSVKALWIALLLAGAPAAYAQSTDTASEDAAQTDTESDDADLLTQAELENLVAPVALYPDTLLIQILVASTYPLEVIKGDRLLAMNDGADPETMNALIEAEEWDPSVEVLATAFPDVLSDMASHVEWTETMGNAMLAQSDDVMAAVQTMRAQAVNSGALISGEEQTVEVTQDEVTQAETVVIQPTNPEVVYVPQYDPQVVYNNDNVVGDALVTGAVAFGTFALIDAIFDDDDDWNDYWGCRNCGGWGGGPIYPRPDVDIDVDGNVNIGNNVNVGNNRPERPDRNPDGSWKPDPDRQKDAKDKIAAKRDPNGKTKLPVNKKETRGDSLRTQLSNKSGAADISRPGVDNKRPQVNRPSRTPDGAKRNAINKTAKKPQVNRPKAAKPAAQRPAAKKPAAKPAVKKPAAKRPPVKQAKPHKKPKATAKRASAPKARKASSRGKASGRKAKGRR
- a CDS encoding alpha/beta hydrolase, coding for MTRVLKAGRRASLSGDVRSVVVFLHGYGANGADLLGLADPLAEHLPDTLFVAPDAPEDCAGAPMGFQWFPIPWIDGSSEEEAERGMRAAVDDLNAFLDALMVDEDVMPEQVVLFGFSQGTMMALHVAPRREDEVAGVVAFSGRLVSPETLEDEVVVRPPVLLVHGDADDVVPPQSLPQAAEALQAAGFKEVYAHVMKGTGHGIAPDGLSVALAFMRDKLGL
- a CDS encoding HNH endonuclease; the protein is MDGDFRTEFVRAPGALKQHPALVLNADYRPLSYYPLSLWPWQEAVKAAWLDRVDIVAEYDTVVRSPSTEIRIPSVVVLKDYVKPQKRVAFTRFNLFLRDEFRCQYCGAKGDLTFDHVVPRASGGVTSWQNVVAACSPCNLRKGSKPLHRTGMNLRKPPRQPASEELRNMGRKFPPGHLHESWMDFLYWDAELEA
- a CDS encoding GNAT family N-acetyltransferase encodes the protein MNKYTFRNAAPSDAIRCFDIETAAYEGDEAATLEKISKRIAIYPQGFLVVEVNNEVVGFVNSGCAYSVEMSDEDFKELIGHDQAAPNVVIMSVVVDPEYQGQGLSTALMSEFAKRMVHKEKTSIHLMCKEDHVPLYEKFGYRYIQPSASDHGGMQWHEMIMELGSL
- a CDS encoding ornithine cyclodeaminase, which codes for MLPSDKALVPFVSVDHMMQLIHHIGIEPMLRDLADYIEQDFIRWELFDKTPRVASHSAEGVIELMPTSDGEVYGFKYVNGHPKNMKEGLQTVTAFGLLADVSNGYPVLLSEMTILTALRTAATSAMVAKHLAPKGSTTMAMIGNGAQSEFQSLAMKAICGIDTVRLYDIDPAATAKCAANLAGHGLKVVPCDSAEASMEGAQIITTCTADKQNATILTDNMVGAGVHINAIGGDCPGKTELHADILRRSDIFVEFPPQTRIEGEIQQLDPDHPVTELWQVISGTAKGRTSDRQITLFDSVGFAIEDFSALRYVRNKIVGTDYYHDLDLLADPDDPRDLFGMVQRAQP
- the rocF gene encoding arginase, which encodes MSRKTCILIGAPVDSGKRRKGCLMGPDAYRTAGLAGALRDLGHKIEDQGNLSPASYNPDAEDDRIYALQETIGWTNRLIRAAENAMSRGLPIFLGGDHSLSLGSVAGVANHAASQNRPQFVLWLDAHSDFHTPQSTASGNLHGTPLGYVTGREGFGGFPKITNPIPQENICIIGLRSVDLPERDALQQTAIHRHDMREIDEIGVGKPLAAFLDRVAEANGFLHVSLDVDFLDPSIAPAVGTTVPGGATIREGHLVMEMLHDSGLMTSLDLVELNPFLDERGRTAQVMVDLAASALGRRVFDRPTRAYS
- a CDS encoding Lrp/AsnC family transcriptional regulator, which translates into the protein MDETDQKLIAALRHDARASLSDLALLLGVSRTTIRGRIERLRQRGDILGFSVVLKEDALRDPVRGLMMIGIEGRGTDRIIRQLQGFSEVRAVHSTNGRWDVIAEIGTRTLESFDAVLSKIRRLDGVATSETSLLLATRKSA
- a CDS encoding disulfide bond formation protein B — translated: MTRHTMIILAALGSLAVLMGAYGFQYLGEMAPCKLCYWQRYPHMAAVFIGLFALMVPGRALPRLGALAAFTSAAIGFYHTGVEKTWWEGPDTCTSGPVGGLSASELLDQIMAAPLVRCDEVAWQMFGLSMASWNVVVSLLLAALWLMAARRRS
- a CDS encoding YqaA family protein yields the protein MIKGLYDWTMGMADHPRALWVLAVVAFIESSVFPIPPDVIMIPMILAQPSRAWLIAAVALVASVLGGLLGYAIGALAFETIGQPILASLGKADAMAEFNTRFNDLGFWAVLTAGVTPFPYKVITIMSGWTGMSLTTFIATSILARGLRFFILAGLLWKYGAPMRDFIEKRLGLMFTLFVIMLIGGFALLRYL